Proteins found in one Microbacterium sp. LWS13-1.2 genomic segment:
- the serC gene encoding phosphoserine transaminase — MAHVLLPREILPTDGRFGCGPSKIAPAHIEALAGPGAALLGTSHRQAPVKDLVGQVRAELSQLFRLPHGYEVILGNGGSTAFWDAAAFGLIEKRSQNLVFGEFGGKFAAAAKTPWLDAPDVRKAEPGTRTLAEAVEGVDVYAWPHNETSTGVSTPVTRVHGDEGALTVIDATSAAGGIDFSVHEADVYYFAPQKNLGSDGGLWFALVSPAAIERIERIAASGRYIPEFLSLKNALDNSRLNQTLNTPALATLFLLDKQLDWILSSGGLQWADARTRESSQALYDWAEASAFATPFVADADDRSPVVVTIDFDESVDAAAVAKSLRANGIVDTEPYRKLGRNQLRVATFVSIEPDDVRQLIRCIDYTVERLG; from the coding sequence ATGGCCCACGTCCTCCTGCCCCGCGAGATCCTTCCCACCGATGGACGCTTCGGGTGCGGCCCGTCGAAGATCGCGCCCGCCCACATCGAGGCGCTCGCAGGACCCGGAGCGGCGCTGCTGGGCACGTCGCACCGTCAGGCGCCCGTCAAGGACCTGGTGGGCCAGGTGCGCGCCGAGCTGAGCCAGCTGTTCCGTCTGCCGCACGGCTACGAGGTCATCCTCGGCAACGGCGGCTCGACCGCATTCTGGGATGCCGCGGCCTTCGGCCTGATCGAGAAGCGCAGCCAGAATCTCGTGTTCGGCGAGTTCGGCGGGAAGTTCGCCGCCGCGGCGAAGACGCCGTGGCTCGATGCTCCCGACGTCCGCAAGGCCGAGCCGGGCACCCGCACCCTCGCTGAGGCGGTCGAGGGCGTCGACGTCTACGCCTGGCCGCACAATGAGACCTCTACCGGCGTCTCGACCCCGGTCACGCGCGTGCACGGCGACGAGGGCGCCCTCACCGTCATCGACGCGACCAGCGCCGCGGGCGGCATCGACTTCTCGGTGCACGAGGCCGACGTGTACTACTTCGCGCCGCAGAAGAACCTCGGCTCCGACGGCGGCCTGTGGTTCGCGCTCGTCTCGCCGGCGGCGATCGAGCGCATCGAGCGCATCGCGGCGTCGGGCCGCTACATCCCCGAGTTCCTCAGCCTCAAGAACGCCCTCGACAACTCGCGCCTCAACCAGACCCTCAACACCCCGGCGCTCGCGACGCTGTTCCTCCTCGACAAGCAGCTCGACTGGATCCTCTCGTCGGGCGGCCTGCAGTGGGCGGACGCCCGCACGCGCGAGTCGTCGCAGGCGCTGTACGACTGGGCCGAGGCATCCGCCTTCGCGACGCCGTTCGTCGCCGATGCGGACGACCGCTCCCCCGTCGTCGTGACCATCGACTTCGACGAGTCGGTGGATGCCGCGGCCGTGGCCAAGAGCCTCCGAGCGAACGGCATCGTCGACACCGAGCCCTATCGCAAGCTCGGTCGCAACCAGCTGCGCGTCGCGACGTTCGTGTCGATCGAGCCTGACGACGTGCGTCAGCTCATCCGCTGCATCGACTACACGGTCGAGCGACTGGGCTGA
- a CDS encoding TetR/AcrR family transcriptional regulator: protein MAGQRRQPRSRPETLAKRRDILDAAVEIFGSKGFTGGTLQEIADQVGMTHAGILHHFGSKHELLLEVLQHRDETDVADLDEQHIPDGLALFRHLVRTAFVNAHRAGIVQAYVVLSAESVTDDHPGRDFFEKRYRTLRAEVAHAFAVVCAERGITAPDTVGFASTSILAVMDGLQVQWLLDPDAVDLAHASEFAIEAIVSAVLSPSPSPLDDAAGEDADQPSRSTV, encoded by the coding sequence ATGGCAGGACAGCGTCGGCAGCCGCGCTCGCGGCCCGAGACACTCGCCAAGCGACGCGACATCCTCGATGCCGCCGTCGAGATCTTCGGCAGCAAGGGGTTCACCGGAGGCACGCTCCAGGAGATCGCCGACCAGGTCGGCATGACCCACGCGGGGATCCTCCACCACTTCGGCTCGAAGCACGAACTGCTCCTCGAAGTGCTGCAGCACCGGGACGAGACCGATGTCGCAGACCTCGATGAACAGCACATCCCTGACGGGCTGGCGCTCTTCCGCCACCTCGTGCGCACGGCATTCGTCAATGCGCACCGGGCCGGCATCGTGCAGGCCTACGTCGTGCTCTCGGCCGAGTCGGTGACCGACGACCACCCCGGTCGCGACTTCTTCGAGAAGCGCTACCGGACGCTGCGGGCCGAGGTCGCGCACGCGTTCGCGGTCGTGTGCGCCGAACGCGGCATCACGGCGCCCGACACCGTCGGCTTCGCGTCGACGAGCATCCTGGCCGTCATGGACGGGCTCCAGGTGCAGTGGCTGCTCGACCCCGACGCCGTCGACCTGGCGCACGCCTCGGAGTTCGCCATCGAGGCGATCGTCTCCGCGGTGCTGTCGCCGTCACCGTCACCGCTCGACGACGCCGCCGGCGAGGACGCGGATCAGCCCAGTCGCTCGACCGTGTAG
- a CDS encoding ABC transporter substrate-binding protein — translation MRLRTTFAAVGVAAALVLTGCAGGGGNDADSAGAALTIAKPDGAITTESNNPYLGDSSASKYAYGKVIFESLALVNPTGDLGTTPWLAESVTWNDDYTQLTAVARSGVTWSDGEEFTADDIAFSFNQVLDGKLNDTNALDIKSVNVDGDTVTIDFNSSKYTQQARVLHFQIVPEHIWSEIEDPNTDPLTGEGQVVGTGPYVLDSWTTESVTLTANPDYWGGELAVPELHYVSYGDNAALTTALATGEADWAQAFIPQIEDSYLSADPDNKFLASPTAGAGTLFMNLQTKPFNDPALRQALAWTIDRQAYVDIAREGASEVVWSVTGLGTLLDDEVLPEYAGQNYSVDVDKARAILTDAGYTWDGDALIDPDGEPVSFSISVPAGWSDWNTEQALIAEELKEGLGIDVKVDQPDWGGWDAARQEGTFQAIIHWLEDTGNAYGLYTSTMDPKWIVDGKAAFNFGRFDDPAVTDALNTYANASSDADREAALAVMQTAFVENVPAIPLGAHPLLGEFNTRNYVGWPSEDDQYASADPTQPAIVQILTQLQPAE, via the coding sequence ATGAGGCTCAGAACAACGTTCGCCGCCGTCGGTGTCGCCGCGGCGCTGGTGCTCACCGGCTGCGCCGGTGGGGGTGGCAACGACGCCGACTCCGCCGGAGCGGCGCTCACGATCGCCAAGCCCGACGGCGCGATCACCACCGAGTCGAACAACCCGTACCTGGGCGACTCGTCCGCCTCGAAGTACGCCTACGGCAAGGTCATCTTCGAATCCCTCGCACTCGTCAACCCGACCGGCGACCTCGGCACCACACCGTGGCTGGCCGAGTCCGTGACGTGGAACGACGACTACACCCAGCTCACCGCGGTCGCCCGCAGCGGCGTGACCTGGAGCGACGGCGAGGAGTTCACCGCCGACGACATCGCGTTCTCCTTCAATCAGGTGCTCGACGGCAAGCTCAACGACACCAACGCACTCGACATCAAGAGTGTGAACGTCGACGGCGACACCGTCACCATCGACTTCAACAGCTCGAAGTACACACAGCAGGCCCGCGTGCTGCACTTCCAGATCGTGCCCGAGCACATCTGGAGCGAGATCGAGGACCCGAACACCGACCCTCTCACCGGCGAGGGCCAGGTCGTGGGCACCGGACCGTACGTGCTCGACTCGTGGACGACCGAGTCGGTCACCCTCACCGCGAACCCCGACTACTGGGGCGGCGAGCTGGCCGTGCCCGAGCTGCACTACGTCTCCTACGGCGACAACGCGGCCCTCACGACCGCGCTCGCCACCGGCGAGGCGGACTGGGCGCAGGCGTTCATCCCCCAGATCGAAGACAGCTACCTGTCGGCCGATCCCGACAACAAGTTCCTCGCGTCGCCCACCGCGGGCGCTGGAACGCTGTTCATGAACCTGCAGACCAAGCCGTTCAACGACCCGGCACTCCGTCAGGCGCTCGCCTGGACGATCGACCGTCAAGCCTACGTCGACATCGCGCGCGAAGGCGCGAGCGAGGTGGTCTGGAGCGTCACCGGTCTCGGCACGCTGCTGGATGACGAGGTCCTTCCCGAGTACGCCGGACAGAACTACTCGGTCGACGTCGACAAGGCCCGCGCGATCCTCACCGACGCCGGCTACACCTGGGACGGCGACGCGCTCATCGACCCGGACGGAGAGCCGGTCTCGTTCTCCATCTCGGTCCCCGCGGGCTGGAGCGACTGGAACACCGAGCAGGCGCTCATCGCCGAGGAGCTCAAGGAAGGCCTCGGCATCGACGTCAAGGTCGACCAGCCCGACTGGGGCGGCTGGGATGCTGCACGCCAGGAGGGCACTTTCCAGGCGATCATCCACTGGCTCGAGGACACCGGCAACGCGTACGGCCTGTACACGTCCACGATGGACCCGAAGTGGATCGTCGACGGCAAGGCTGCGTTCAACTTCGGCCGCTTCGACGACCCCGCGGTCACCGACGCGCTGAACACCTACGCGAACGCGTCGTCGGACGCCGATCGTGAAGCCGCTCTCGCGGTGATGCAGACGGCGTTCGTCGAGAACGTGCCGGCGATCCCGCTCGGCGCGCACCCGCTCCTGGGCGAGTTCAACACGCGCAACTACGTCGGATGGCCGTCGGAGGACGACCAGTACGCCTCGGCCGACCCGACGCAGCCCGCGATCGTGCAGATCCTCACGCAGCTGCAGCCCGCCGAATGA
- a CDS encoding ABC transporter ATP-binding protein, producing the protein MSESLLSVHDFSIVYDVDPPVRAVKNVTLELQRGEILGLAGESGCGKTTLAYGVQRLLKPPAVITSGSVVFHDATGEDVDINSLEAEEMRRFRWDKISMVFQGAMNSLNPVATIGSQLEDVFEVHRPALSRSQRREAVVELLEIVKVGAQRYRSYPHELSGGMRQRVMIAMALALRPQLMVMDEPTTALDVLVQREILRQISHLRHEFGFSVIFITHDLPLLLEISDRIAIMRDGEIVELDTAERIWTDPQDEYTRTLLASFPRLTGERGVVHR; encoded by the coding sequence ATGAGCGAATCGCTGCTCTCCGTCCACGACTTCTCGATCGTCTACGACGTCGATCCCCCGGTACGGGCGGTCAAGAACGTCACCCTCGAACTCCAGCGCGGTGAGATCCTCGGACTCGCCGGCGAGAGCGGATGCGGCAAGACGACCCTCGCCTACGGCGTCCAGCGCCTGCTCAAGCCCCCGGCCGTGATCACGAGCGGCTCCGTCGTCTTCCACGACGCGACCGGCGAGGACGTCGACATCAACAGCCTCGAGGCCGAGGAGATGCGCCGCTTCCGCTGGGACAAGATCTCGATGGTCTTCCAGGGCGCGATGAACTCGCTGAACCCGGTCGCGACCATCGGCTCCCAGCTGGAGGACGTCTTCGAGGTCCACCGCCCCGCTCTCTCCCGCTCGCAGCGGCGCGAGGCCGTCGTCGAACTGCTCGAGATCGTCAAGGTCGGCGCGCAGCGCTACCGCTCGTACCCGCACGAGCTGTCCGGCGGCATGCGACAGCGCGTCATGATCGCGATGGCGCTCGCGCTTCGCCCCCAGCTCATGGTCATGGACGAGCCGACCACCGCCCTCGACGTGCTCGTGCAGCGCGAGATCCTGCGTCAGATCTCGCACCTGCGTCACGAGTTCGGATTCTCGGTGATCTTCATCACCCACGACCTGCCGTTGCTGCTCGAGATCAGCGACCGCATCGCGATCATGCGCGACGGCGAGATCGTCGAGCTCGACACCGCGGAGCGGATCTGGACCGACCCCCAGGACGAGTACACCCGTACGTTGCTGGCCTCGTTCCCCAGACTCACCGGCGAGAGAGGGGTGGTCCACCGATGA
- a CDS encoding ATP-binding cassette domain-containing protein gives MTVLEFDGVTKVYSVRGAGQVKALDDVSFTLRSGQTIGLVGQSGSGKSTIAKILTQLETPTSGEVRLDGEPIPRRGKGLRAYRQQLRMVFQDPFASLNPYHSIRYAIQRPLQLDDVVPKGQLDDEVRRLLSRVRLDADAVIDRRPHELSGGQRQRVAIARALASRPKLLVADEPVSMLDVSIRLGVLNLLADLQREEGLGVLYITHDLATARHFSDEILVLNQGRVVERGPADDVILRPDNPYTQELRAASPDPDTYFAHAAGILGGEK, from the coding sequence ATGACCGTCCTCGAGTTCGACGGCGTCACGAAGGTGTACTCCGTGCGCGGCGCCGGCCAGGTGAAAGCGCTCGACGACGTGAGCTTCACGCTCCGCTCCGGCCAGACGATCGGCCTCGTCGGCCAGTCCGGAAGCGGCAAGTCGACCATCGCGAAGATCCTCACCCAGCTCGAGACGCCTACGAGCGGCGAGGTGCGTCTCGACGGCGAGCCGATCCCCCGTCGGGGCAAGGGCCTGCGTGCGTACCGTCAGCAGCTGCGGATGGTGTTCCAGGACCCCTTCGCGTCGCTGAATCCGTACCACTCGATCCGCTACGCCATCCAGCGGCCCCTCCAGCTCGACGACGTCGTCCCGAAGGGCCAGCTCGACGACGAGGTGCGTCGGCTCCTCAGCCGCGTGCGGCTCGACGCCGACGCGGTGATCGACCGCCGGCCGCACGAGCTCTCGGGGGGTCAGCGCCAGCGCGTCGCGATCGCCCGGGCCCTGGCATCCCGCCCGAAGCTGCTGGTGGCCGACGAGCCCGTCTCGATGCTCGACGTGTCGATCCGCCTCGGGGTGCTCAACCTGCTCGCGGATCTGCAGCGCGAGGAGGGGCTGGGAGTGCTCTACATCACGCACGACCTCGCCACCGCCCGGCACTTCAGCGACGAGATCCTCGTGCTCAACCAGGGGCGGGTCGTCGAACGCGGACCCGCCGACGACGTGATCCTGCGTCCCGACAACCCGTACACCCAGGAGCTGCGCGCCGCATCTCCCGATCCCGACACCTACTTCGCGCACGCAGCCGGCATCCTCGGAGGTGAGAAGTGA
- a CDS encoding ABC transporter permease, with product MSAVAPQLPTPGFDAIEEGTTATSAVKGRTRVPWRFLGNRALFYLFTLWAAITINFFLPRLMKGDAVSAYLARNRNVTPEAAEALRALLGMDTDTSLWQQYVDYWGLLLRGDLGISLLHGMRPVTEVVGQSLIWTVGLVGFATLLAFAIGTIGGAIVGWRRGSRLDVLIPITTFFSTIPYFWLGLLAISVFSVALGWFPIGKAYGVGVAPEWSWEFIGDVLHHGFLPAATIVIASLGGWMLGMRNMMLTVLDEDYVTVAQAKGMPNDRVLWRYAARNAVLPQIQSFALALGFIVGGTIVMEVVFSYPGVGKLLLDATNAKDYALMQGVFLVLTISVLLANLLADVAYAFLDPRTRQTEA from the coding sequence GTGAGCGCCGTCGCCCCCCAGCTGCCAACTCCGGGCTTCGACGCGATCGAGGAGGGCACGACCGCGACCAGTGCCGTCAAGGGCCGCACCCGCGTCCCCTGGCGCTTCCTCGGCAACCGCGCCCTGTTCTACCTGTTCACGCTCTGGGCTGCCATCACGATCAACTTCTTCCTGCCGCGCCTGATGAAGGGCGACGCGGTGAGCGCGTACCTCGCGCGCAACCGCAACGTCACGCCCGAGGCGGCGGAGGCTCTGCGCGCCCTGCTCGGAATGGATACCGACACCTCGCTCTGGCAGCAGTACGTCGATTACTGGGGCCTCCTTCTCCGCGGCGACCTCGGCATCTCGCTGCTGCACGGCATGCGGCCGGTGACCGAGGTGGTCGGCCAGTCCCTGATCTGGACGGTCGGCCTCGTCGGCTTCGCGACGCTCCTCGCTTTCGCGATCGGCACCATCGGCGGCGCCATCGTCGGCTGGCGCCGAGGCAGCCGACTCGACGTCCTCATCCCCATCACCACTTTCTTCAGCACCATCCCCTACTTCTGGCTGGGTCTGCTGGCGATCTCGGTCTTCTCGGTCGCGCTCGGGTGGTTCCCGATCGGCAAGGCCTACGGCGTCGGCGTGGCGCCGGAGTGGTCGTGGGAGTTCATCGGCGACGTGCTCCATCACGGCTTCCTCCCCGCGGCGACGATCGTCATCGCCTCGCTCGGCGGCTGGATGCTGGGCATGCGGAACATGATGCTCACGGTGCTCGACGAGGACTACGTCACCGTCGCGCAGGCCAAGGGCATGCCCAACGACCGGGTGCTCTGGCGCTATGCCGCTCGCAACGCCGTGCTCCCCCAGATCCAGAGCTTCGCGCTGGCGCTCGGCTTCATCGTCGGCGGCACGATCGTGATGGAAGTGGTGTTCAGCTATCCCGGCGTCGGCAAGCTCCTGCTGGACGCCACCAACGCGAAGGACTACGCCCTGATGCAGGGGGTGTTCCTCGTGCTCACGATCTCGGTGCTGCTGGCGAACCTCCTCGCCGACGTCGCCTACGCGTTCCTCGACCCGCGCACGCGCCAGACGGAGGCCTGA
- a CDS encoding ABC transporter permease: protein MNTIVNDTTAQRPTNTPATATVRSPAPAGKVPGKPTFWSKLGAAFAMFRNRKSITGLSILGFFVLVAIFADVLAPYSPTKVDNTARFQPPSAEHWLGTTHIGEDVLSQVIHGTRGVIVVGFLAAIIATVIAIVVGVLSGYLRGWRSEGLSALTNVFLVIPGIPLIIIVASMFEDPPLILVAGVLGLIGWAWGARVLRAQTMSLRSRDFVQAARANGEPLRRIIAVEMLPNLMALIAASFVGTVTAAIIGLTTLSYIGIIPVTTYNWGTILNWASAQGAFRQGQWWWFLPPGLCIAAIGVALSLINFGIDEYVNPRLRSAGERARAMKKKGMNVNDTVTVVRTDMKTQEDA, encoded by the coding sequence ATGAACACGATCGTCAACGACACGACAGCGCAGCGTCCGACGAACACGCCGGCGACGGCCACCGTCCGCAGCCCCGCCCCGGCCGGCAAGGTGCCGGGCAAGCCGACCTTCTGGTCCAAGCTGGGCGCCGCATTCGCGATGTTCCGCAACAGGAAGTCGATCACGGGCCTGTCGATCCTCGGGTTCTTCGTGCTCGTCGCGATCTTCGCCGATGTGCTGGCCCCGTACTCCCCCACGAAGGTCGACAACACGGCGCGCTTCCAGCCGCCGTCGGCGGAGCACTGGCTGGGCACGACGCACATCGGCGAGGACGTGTTGAGCCAAGTCATCCACGGCACCCGCGGTGTCATCGTGGTGGGCTTCCTGGCAGCGATCATCGCCACGGTCATCGCGATCGTCGTCGGTGTGCTGTCGGGCTACCTGCGCGGGTGGCGCAGCGAGGGCCTGTCAGCTCTCACGAACGTCTTCCTCGTGATCCCCGGCATCCCGTTGATCATCATCGTGGCGTCGATGTTCGAGGATCCGCCCCTCATCCTCGTCGCGGGAGTACTGGGCCTCATCGGCTGGGCCTGGGGCGCGCGCGTGCTGCGCGCCCAGACGATGTCGCTGCGCAGTCGGGACTTCGTGCAGGCCGCCCGGGCCAACGGCGAACCCCTGCGACGGATCATCGCCGTCGAGATGCTCCCGAACCTCATGGCGCTGATCGCCGCGAGCTTCGTGGGCACCGTGACCGCAGCGATCATCGGCCTCACGACCCTGTCGTACATCGGCATCATCCCGGTGACGACCTACAACTGGGGCACGATCCTCAACTGGGCGAGCGCGCAGGGCGCCTTCCGCCAGGGCCAGTGGTGGTGGTTCCTGCCTCCGGGCCTGTGCATCGCCGCCATCGGCGTGGCTCTCTCGCTGATCAACTTCGGCATCGACGAGTACGTCAACCCGCGCCTGCGGTCCGCCGGTGAGCGCGCCCGCGCCATGAAGAAGAAGGGCATGAACGTGAACGACACCGTCACCGTCGTGCGCACCGACATGAAGACGCAGGAGGACGCGTGA